A single window of Taeniopygia guttata chromosome 1, bTaeGut7.mat, whole genome shotgun sequence DNA harbors:
- the LOC100226671 gene encoding 2-oxoglutarate receptor 1-like, giving the protein MASEFTNNFTAQPSPADQLTNCEDEDFLQVKFYLSVLYGLIFLVCFPGNIAAIFVYCVKMRPWRSSTIIMLNLVITDLLYVVTLPFFIHYYVNGNDWIFGDFMCKFIQFCFYFNMYSGIIFLSCFSIFRFLVVVHPMKSLFLRKRRWAVVTCAVVWMISLVALSPLAVLIAPSDRQNKTICPDLAAAEDFITSRRYNWGLTVVAFLLPLLTVTLCYVLIICILATGLHTQAGYKQKARRLTILLLLVFYVCYLPFHVFQGIHLELQVQPVSCHLKKTILLMFTISKSLASLNTFGNLLLYVVSGDNFQQAIFSLFKFWKNKSLK; this is encoded by the coding sequence ATGGCATCTGAATTCACCAACAATTTtactgctcagcccagccccgcAGACCAATTGACAAACTGCGAGGATGAAGATTTCTTACAGGTGAAATTCTATCTCTCTGTCCTTTACGGCCTAATCTTCCTGGTGTGCTTCCCAGGGAACATTGCGGCAATTTTTGTTTACTGTGTTAAGATGAGGCCCTGGAGAAGCAGCACCATCATTATGTTAAACCTAGTTATCACCGACCTATTGTATGTAGTCACACTTCCTTTCTTTATACACTACTATGTTAATGGAAATGACTGGATTTTTGGAGACTTCATGTGCAAGTTTATTCaattttgtttctatttcaACATGTACAGTGGTATTATCTTCCTTAGCTGCTTCAGCATCTTCCGCTTTTTGGTAGTTGTGCACCCAATGAAATCCCTTTTTCTTCGGAAGCGGAGATGGGCAGTGGTGACTTGCGCAGTTGTTTGGATGATTTCCCTGGTGGCCCTCAGCCCCTTGGCTGTCCTGATTGCCCCAAGTGACAGGCAGAACAAGACCATCTGCCCAgacctggctgctgctgaggactTCATCACAAGTCGCAGGTACAACTGGGGACTGACTGTGGTTGCCTTCCTCTTGCCCTTGCTGACGGTGACTCTCTGCTACGTGCTCATCATTTGCATCTTGGCCACTGGGCTCCACACACAGGCTGGCTACAAACAAAAGGCTCGCAGACTCACTATTCTCCTCTTGCTGGTCTTCTATGTGTGCTACCTCCCCTTCCATGTCTTTCAGGGGATTCATCTGGAGCTCCAAGTACAGCCAGTTAGCTGCCACTTGAAGAAAACAATCCTTTTAATGTTTACTATAAGTAAATCTTTAGCATCATTAAATACTTTCGGAAATTTGCTGCTCTATGTAGTGTCAGGAGATAACTTCCAGCAGGCCATATTCTCGCTCTTCAAGTTTTGGAAAAACAAGAGTCTGAAGTAG